Below is a window of Caldichromatium japonicum DNA.
CGCCCGCTGCCTGGGCTCCCGGTGATCCGCGACCTCGTGGTGGACATGAGCCAGTTCTATGCCCATTATCGGGCGATCATGCCTTATCTCACGCGCAAGGACCCGCTGCCCGAGCATGAGCTCTTACAGACACCTGCGGAGCGGGCGCGTCTCGATGGGCTGTATGAATGCATCCTCTGCGCCTGTTGCACCACCGCCTGTCCGTCATTTTGGTGGAACCCCGAGCGCTTTCGCGGGCCGGCAGCACTCCTCCAGGTCTGGCGTTTTCTGGCCGACAGCCGCGATCAGGCGACCGACGAACGTCTGGATGACCTCGACGGGCCCTACCGCCTCTTTCGCTGTCGCGGGATCATG
It encodes the following:
- a CDS encoding succinate dehydrogenase iron-sulfur subunit: MNEPAVLKLQVYRYNLEQDQCPRMQAYEVAPYPGMMLRDALLAIKAQDESFSFRHSCGEGVCGSDAVNVNGRNRLACITPVNGLETPIQVRPLPGLPVIRDLVVDMSQFYAHYRAIMPYLTRKDPLPEHELLQTPAERARLDGLYECILCACCTTACPSFWWNPERFRGPAALLQVWRFLADSRDQATDERLDDLDGPYRLFRCRGIMNCVEVCPKGLNPTRAIGHIKALMIERGF